One window of the Myxococcus virescens genome contains the following:
- a CDS encoding ATP-binding protein, protein MTTSSLPLRTTVLAALALTQEDSGDGEAIELRFLRQHLDATGRDWVARARECRTRPGSEDAGLVMLGEVLGLSLVELLAVALVAAVEQDPMVGRAVAYLQAPVGASRPTLGLVSSALAPAASGGQEALLLLTAGAALGSGLLTRLREDLPLCEQTLAMPLPLFLALSGHDVTWPGATLGSARLMEVPLPPSLMDGVHRHARFLAGSPRSTLVLRGTSVSETRTVAAAVAMALGRAPLFLGAELQRGLGPFLIQRGLLPIHVHDLAPGERKALPNVPYYDGPVLAITGPEGTLDAADRAVLRWSVPRPPSEERRALWESSLGAPNLAEELARRHRQGAGRIAQLGRLARQKAELDGRQTPELQDVLAAAWEAESEGMSTLAEPLMDAIHDDAIVLVPQVKRELELLLARCRARDDLVHGLGPSATVRYRSGVRALFMGASGTGKTLAAGWLATKLGLPLYRVDLASVTSKYIGETEKNLSQVFARAEHADLVLLFDEADSLFAKRTDVKDSNDRFANAQTNYLLQRIEAFDGVAILTSNSKSRFDSAFTRRLDAIIDFTLPGPAERRALWTTHLGTAHELPAKELNRLAATADLAGGQIRNVVLTAALIAREAGRAIQPPDIIEALVHEYRKQGREPPSELRTVPPGSADGARDTWRR, encoded by the coding sequence ATGACGACGTCCTCCCTGCCCCTTCGCACCACGGTCCTCGCGGCGTTGGCCCTCACACAGGAGGACTCAGGGGATGGAGAGGCCATCGAGCTGCGCTTCCTGCGACAGCACCTGGATGCAACGGGGCGGGACTGGGTCGCTCGCGCTCGGGAGTGCCGCACACGTCCGGGCTCCGAGGATGCTGGACTCGTCATGCTCGGCGAAGTGCTCGGGCTCTCCCTGGTGGAGCTCCTGGCAGTGGCCCTGGTCGCCGCCGTCGAGCAAGACCCGATGGTGGGCCGAGCCGTCGCGTATCTTCAAGCGCCCGTGGGGGCCTCCCGGCCCACGTTGGGACTGGTTTCCAGCGCGCTGGCGCCGGCCGCTTCCGGAGGCCAGGAGGCCCTTCTCCTCCTCACCGCCGGAGCGGCCCTGGGCAGCGGGCTGCTGACGCGCCTCCGGGAGGACCTGCCACTGTGTGAGCAAACGCTGGCCATGCCGCTGCCACTCTTCCTGGCGCTGTCCGGGCACGACGTCACCTGGCCTGGGGCAACGCTCGGCTCGGCCCGCCTCATGGAGGTACCGCTGCCTCCCTCCCTCATGGATGGCGTGCACCGGCATGCGCGCTTTCTCGCAGGCTCGCCTCGGTCGACGCTCGTGCTGCGCGGCACGTCGGTTTCTGAAACCCGCACCGTGGCGGCGGCGGTCGCAATGGCGCTCGGACGCGCCCCCCTCTTCCTCGGAGCAGAGCTACAGCGGGGACTGGGGCCCTTCCTGATTCAGCGAGGACTGCTTCCCATTCATGTCCACGACCTCGCGCCCGGCGAGCGGAAGGCGCTGCCCAACGTGCCGTACTACGACGGCCCCGTGCTGGCCATCACCGGCCCCGAGGGCACGCTCGACGCGGCGGACCGCGCGGTGTTGCGCTGGTCCGTTCCACGACCTCCCAGCGAGGAACGGCGGGCCCTGTGGGAGTCCTCTCTGGGCGCACCAAACCTCGCCGAGGAGCTGGCCCGACGGCACCGTCAGGGAGCAGGTCGGATTGCCCAGCTTGGCCGGCTGGCCCGGCAGAAGGCGGAGCTGGACGGACGACAGACACCCGAGCTGCAAGACGTGCTCGCAGCGGCCTGGGAGGCGGAATCCGAGGGCATGAGCACGCTCGCGGAGCCGTTGATGGACGCCATCCACGACGACGCCATCGTCCTCGTGCCCCAGGTGAAACGAGAGCTGGAGCTTCTCCTGGCGCGGTGCCGCGCTCGGGACGATCTGGTCCACGGCCTGGGCCCCTCCGCGACGGTGCGCTATCGCTCGGGTGTCCGGGCACTCTTCATGGGCGCGTCGGGCACGGGCAAGACGCTCGCCGCGGGATGGCTGGCCACGAAACTCGGACTGCCGCTCTACCGCGTGGACTTGGCATCCGTGACGAGCAAGTACATCGGTGAGACGGAGAAGAACCTCTCTCAGGTCTTCGCGCGGGCCGAGCATGCAGACCTGGTGCTGCTCTTCGATGAAGCGGACTCGCTCTTCGCCAAGCGCACCGACGTGAAGGACTCGAACGACCGGTTCGCCAACGCCCAGACGAACTACCTGCTCCAGCGAATCGAGGCCTTCGACGGCGTGGCCATCCTGACCAGCAACAGCAAGAGCCGCTTCGATTCAGCCTTTACGCGCCGCCTCGATGCCATCATCGACTTCACCCTGCCCGGCCCCGCCGAGCGGCGCGCGCTCTGGACCACGCATCTGGGCACGGCGCACGAACTTCCCGCCAAGGAATTGAACCGACTGGCGGCGACGGCGGACCTGGCCGGAGGGCAGATTCGCAACGTGGTGCTGACGGCCGCGCTCATCGCGCGTGAGGCGGGCCGCGCCATCCAGCCACCGGACATCATCGAGGCGCTCGTGCATGAGTACCGGAAGCAGGGCCGCGAGCCCCCCTCCGAGCTCCGCACCGTGCCCCCGGGCTCCGCTGACGGCGCCCGTGACACCTGGCGCCGCTAA
- a CDS encoding RibD family protein has translation MRRAKRPYVICHMVPSIDGRIVTTRWKLSSRTLSEYERTAETFDADAWMIGRISMEPYAGKAKVPVRKSGQPIPRTDFIARRDAESYAIALDPSGKLTWKSGSIDDEHVITILTEQVSDDYLAFLQSKGVSYLFGGKAELNLKRVLEKLRKDFGIKRLLLEGGGKINGSFLAEDLIDELSVLVAPIADGSIGTPSLFDAGEGRGPVRHLKLVSSELRKGDMLWLKYKVRKSESKR, from the coding sequence ATGCGCAGAGCGAAGCGCCCGTACGTGATTTGCCACATGGTGCCCTCCATCGATGGGCGCATCGTCACGACGAGATGGAAGCTCTCGTCGCGCACCCTGTCCGAGTACGAGCGGACGGCGGAGACGTTCGACGCCGACGCCTGGATGATTGGCCGGATTTCGATGGAGCCCTACGCGGGGAAGGCGAAGGTCCCGGTGCGCAAGTCAGGCCAGCCGATTCCAAGGACGGACTTCATCGCGAGGCGCGACGCGGAGTCCTACGCCATCGCGCTGGACCCCTCGGGCAAGCTCACCTGGAAGTCGGGCTCCATCGATGACGAGCACGTCATCACCATTCTCACGGAGCAGGTCTCTGACGACTACCTGGCCTTCCTCCAATCGAAGGGCGTCTCCTACCTGTTTGGCGGCAAGGCGGAGCTGAACCTGAAGAGGGTGCTCGAAAAGCTCCGAAAGGACTTCGGCATCAAGCGGTTGCTCCTGGAGGGCGGTGGGAAGATCAACGGCTCCTTCCTGGCAGAGGACCTCATCGACGAGCTGAGCGTCTTGGTGGCGCCCATCGCGGATGGTTCCATCGGAACGCCTTCTCTGTTCGATGCGGGCGAGGGAAGGGGCCCGGTCCGCCATCTCAAGCTGGTCTCCTCCGAGCTGCGGAAGGGCGACATGCTCTGGCTGAAGTACAAGGTGCGCAAATCAGAATCGAAAAGGTGA
- a CDS encoding DUF1993 domain-containing protein, translated as MTTSLYDLSVPTFLQTVRAVAGFLDRAAKHCAETGVDPNDFVNARLFDDMAPFHFQVEATWHHSVWGVEALKTGVFAPPALVGPVPFADLQAMIGKAEVALEAFTPDEVNPCAGKDLDLQIGPRRLAFTSETFILSFSLPNFHFHAVTAYDILRSRGVPIGKRDYEGRLRTRSA; from the coding sequence ATGACGACATCGCTCTACGACCTCAGCGTGCCCACCTTCCTGCAGACGGTGAGGGCCGTCGCAGGCTTTCTCGACCGTGCGGCCAAGCACTGCGCTGAGACGGGGGTTGATCCCAACGACTTCGTGAACGCGCGCCTTTTCGACGACATGGCGCCCTTCCACTTTCAGGTCGAAGCCACATGGCACCATTCCGTGTGGGGGGTGGAAGCCCTCAAGACCGGTGTGTTCGCCCCGCCGGCCTTGGTCGGACCGGTCCCTTTCGCCGACCTGCAGGCGATGATCGGCAAAGCGGAAGTGGCGCTAGAGGCGTTCACGCCCGACGAGGTCAACCCATGCGCGGGCAAGGACCTGGACCTTCAAATCGGGCCGCGGAGGCTCGCCTTCACGTCGGAGACGTTCATTCTCTCGTTTTCCCTGCCGAACTTCCATTTCCACGCCGTCACTGCCTACGACATCCTCCGCTCGCGCGGTGTACCGATCGGTAAGCGTGATTACGAAGGCCGGCTGCGTACTCGATCAGCCTAA
- a CDS encoding sulfatase-like hydrolase/transferase, giving the protein MTVAGKRPNFLIITTDEERFPPPYENEEARRFRVENDRVGQELRKHGIEFLRHHTASTACAPSRTTLYTGQYPSLHGVSQTPGIGKSSFDPDMYWLAPNTVPTLGEYFRKGGYQTHYRGKWHISDEDILVPGTQTALMSNDVSGDAYPERIALYEQAGRLEKFGFSGWIGPEPHGSSQANDASVRDPGFADQVCRLLSDLEHQAAKGDTAPWLVVSSFVNPHDIVFSGLPWFTEFSDLQQAGKLPDVAPSPTAGESLESKPRCQKDYVYTYPRMYLPQRDTASYRQFYYFLMAEVSKHIQRVYEHLKRTSFFENTIVVLTSDHGEMLGAHGGMMQKWYNAYQETLHVPCVISNPRLFPEPRRTEVVTSHVDLVPTLLGLAGIDADAARRELARDHSEAQPLVGRDLSGLVLGREAERHEPIYFMTDDNVESGLQMTNNLTGQAFAGVIQPKHIETVVTRLPELTGDTLWKYSCYSDNPRFFAGAAGNTDEVATARFIPREYECYDLTEDPLETRNRCSAVAGQPLPQDIRDALDKVLKEQREKKRLLPQSLNRNAAPKGPLRD; this is encoded by the coding sequence ATGACGGTTGCTGGCAAGCGCCCCAACTTCCTCATCATCACCACGGACGAGGAACGATTTCCGCCTCCGTACGAGAACGAAGAGGCCCGTCGGTTTCGTGTCGAGAATGACCGGGTCGGCCAGGAGCTCCGCAAGCATGGCATCGAGTTCCTCCGGCACCACACGGCCTCCACGGCCTGCGCGCCCAGCCGCACCACGCTCTACACGGGGCAATATCCGTCGCTTCATGGCGTGAGCCAGACTCCCGGCATCGGGAAGTCCTCGTTCGACCCGGACATGTACTGGCTTGCGCCCAACACCGTTCCCACGTTGGGGGAGTACTTCCGGAAGGGCGGCTATCAGACGCACTACCGGGGCAAGTGGCACATCTCCGACGAGGACATCCTGGTGCCGGGGACGCAGACGGCGCTCATGAGCAATGACGTGAGCGGCGACGCCTACCCCGAACGAATCGCCCTGTACGAGCAGGCCGGGCGTCTGGAGAAGTTCGGCTTTTCCGGTTGGATTGGCCCCGAGCCACATGGCTCTTCACAAGCGAACGATGCCTCAGTCCGCGACCCAGGCTTCGCCGACCAGGTCTGTCGGCTGCTGAGCGACCTGGAGCATCAGGCCGCGAAGGGTGACACGGCGCCGTGGCTCGTCGTGAGCTCCTTCGTCAATCCGCACGACATCGTCTTCTCGGGCCTGCCCTGGTTCACCGAGTTCAGCGACCTTCAGCAAGCGGGGAAGCTGCCGGATGTGGCCCCGTCGCCGACGGCAGGTGAGTCGCTCGAAAGCAAGCCGCGCTGTCAGAAGGACTACGTCTACACGTATCCGCGCATGTACCTGCCGCAGCGCGACACCGCGTCGTACCGGCAGTTCTATTACTTCCTCATGGCGGAGGTGAGTAAACACATCCAGCGGGTCTACGAACATCTCAAGAGAACTTCCTTCTTCGAGAACACCATCGTCGTCCTCACGTCCGACCATGGTGAGATGCTCGGGGCTCACGGCGGCATGATGCAGAAGTGGTACAACGCCTATCAGGAGACGCTGCACGTGCCGTGCGTCATCTCCAATCCAAGGCTGTTTCCGGAGCCCCGGAGGACGGAGGTGGTGACGTCGCACGTGGACCTGGTGCCGACGCTGCTGGGGCTCGCCGGAATCGACGCGGATGCGGCCCGGCGTGAGCTGGCACGGGACCACTCGGAGGCTCAGCCGCTGGTGGGCAGGGACCTGTCCGGTCTGGTGCTGGGCCGGGAGGCCGAGCGGCATGAGCCCATCTATTTCATGACCGACGACAACGTCGAGTCAGGGCTCCAGATGACCAACAACCTCACTGGCCAGGCGTTCGCGGGCGTCATCCAGCCCAAGCACATCGAGACGGTGGTCACCCGCCTCCCCGAACTCACGGGAGACACGCTCTGGAAGTACAGCTGCTATTCGGACAACCCGCGCTTCTTCGCGGGCGCGGCGGGGAACACGGACGAGGTCGCCACGGCGCGGTTCATTCCTCGTGAGTACGAGTGCTACGACCTCACGGAGGACCCGCTGGAGACCCGGAACCGGTGCAGCGCGGTGGCGGGGCAGCCTCTGCCGCAAGACATCCGTGACGCGCTCGACAAGGTCCTGAAGGAGCAGCGGGAGAAGAAGCGGCTGCTGCCCCAGAGCCTGAATCGGAACGCGGCGCCGAAGGGTCCGCTGCGGGACTGA
- a CDS encoding extracellular solute-binding protein, which produces MQWRALPCVLALSLGACSDPEPEAPRPLKVVLFPYIPDSAGDGFASLKQRLEADFEQEHSDIDLDIVFDAKLDLYDLDEGGTLNQLLGPGAGAAQVVEIDTLIMGDLVSKGWVQPVALEAGAAHPAAEEAVSIAGQSYGVPTYLCSYVVYSNSPHLSSATDGDSLVQILSDVAPGMRPLAANYSGSWTLPSSYLDAWADTNPTGVLSQALSLPLDASALDSFEDVVKSCELEAGVNPCLDGTYADSSLAEEAFALGQANGFMGYTERLFFVRKANPGMALPEVISVPLGTGSAPAVFVDALVVSAQCTGTCAEDARAFTNFMKDPDVRSLIAFSGDAPQGTTPRYLLQATQAFYQQEPARSDPMYQKYVQFLSGARPYPNQGFPQNRKTLQSALMDALQ; this is translated from the coding sequence ATGCAATGGAGAGCTTTGCCCTGCGTTCTCGCCCTGTCCCTGGGGGCCTGCTCGGACCCCGAACCCGAGGCCCCGCGGCCGTTGAAGGTCGTCCTCTTCCCCTACATTCCGGATTCAGCAGGGGATGGCTTCGCCAGCCTCAAGCAGCGGCTGGAGGCGGATTTCGAGCAGGAGCATTCGGACATCGACCTGGACATCGTGTTCGACGCGAAGCTGGACCTCTATGACCTGGATGAAGGAGGCACCCTGAACCAACTCCTCGGTCCGGGAGCAGGTGCCGCGCAGGTGGTGGAGATCGACACGCTCATCATGGGTGACCTCGTGTCGAAGGGCTGGGTGCAGCCCGTCGCCCTGGAGGCGGGGGCCGCGCATCCGGCGGCGGAAGAAGCCGTCTCCATCGCTGGCCAGAGCTACGGGGTGCCGACCTACCTGTGCAGCTACGTCGTCTACTCGAACAGTCCCCACCTGTCGTCGGCCACGGATGGCGATTCCCTGGTCCAGATCCTCTCGGATGTGGCACCGGGGATGCGCCCGTTGGCGGCCAACTACAGCGGGAGCTGGACGTTGCCCTCGTCCTACTTGGACGCGTGGGCCGACACGAATCCCACGGGCGTGTTGTCCCAGGCGCTGTCGCTGCCGCTGGACGCGTCGGCGCTGGATTCGTTCGAGGACGTGGTGAAGAGCTGTGAGCTGGAGGCAGGCGTCAACCCATGTCTCGACGGCACCTACGCGGATAGTTCCCTGGCGGAAGAGGCGTTCGCCTTGGGGCAGGCCAACGGCTTCATGGGCTACACGGAGCGCCTGTTCTTCGTCCGGAAGGCCAACCCGGGCATGGCGCTGCCAGAAGTCATCTCCGTTCCTCTGGGCACGGGCTCCGCGCCCGCGGTGTTCGTGGACGCGCTGGTGGTCAGCGCGCAGTGCACGGGGACGTGTGCCGAGGACGCCCGCGCCTTCACCAACTTCATGAAGGACCCGGACGTGCGCAGCCTCATCGCCTTCAGCGGGGACGCGCCGCAGGGCACGACGCCGCGCTATCTGCTGCAGGCCACCCAGGCTTTCTATCAGCAGGAGCCCGCGCGCTCCGACCCGATGTATCAGAAGTATGTGCAGTTCTTGAGTGGAGCCCGGCCCTATCCCAATCAGGGCTTCCCGCAGAACCGGAAGACGCTCCAGTCGGCGCTGATGGACGCGCTGCAGTAG
- a CDS encoding non-ribosomal peptide synthetase yields MSVRELLGTLAARGVRLRVDGDKLVVEAGKAVLTPELRTELAANKADILAFLRKHTAHDEVGSGPERPVTRPQVIPLSSGQERLWFLDRLSPGTAQYNVHLGLRVRGALDTVALRRSLDELVRRHEVLRTSFPEVDGSPRQIIASPDVGATLSVVEVRGLTEAQRDEEVQRRSEALAQQPFDLAQGPLFRVTLVSLDAEDSALFVTKHHIITDGWSLGVFVRELSALYASFVRGQAASLPPVSMQFAESALREQAWLAGASGARERAFWKEKLQGLPPLQLPVDRGGSSATSHRGATVPVAFSPGLSEALRELGQREGCSLFMVLYAAFAALLHRYSGQLDFGVGTVTANRGSVPPDLIGFIANTLVLRSDVSGDPTFSQWLARARKTVLDAQDHQALPFSEVVKAVGASREGGLNPLVRACFTLENIPAPTLDLPGTRWSFLGGAPDGSVEGVAKFELSLILASGEQGLAGMLEYSRELFDASTAERMVGHLQVLLEAVVAKPETPLSKLPVLSTEERTRLLTAWNGPVLGVPALCMHELIQAQVERTPNAMAVVSGTRTLTYAELNRRANQLAHHLRRLGVRPEARVGLCVERTEELVIGLLAILKAGGAYVPLDPAYPKERLALILEDAQVPVLLTQQRLLPELPATEARVVCLDADAAALGAEPEVNPGRVTTPASLAYLIYTSGSTGKPKGVMIDHRNAVAFLQWAQSVFSPESLAGTLASTSICFDLSVFEIFTPLCCGAKVIVAKNALELPELLAAKEVTLINTVPSAMGALLRGGGVPASVTTVNLAGEALAGALVDSIYALGHVRDVFNLYGPSETTTYSTFTRVNRGETPTIGRPVGNTQVYVLDANREPMPVGVPGEVYIGGHGVARGYLGRTELTAERFVTSPFAGDAGAHLYRTGDLARWLPDGQLEYLGRMDHQVKLRGFRIELGEIGAALQEHPGIRDAVVVVREGPGADKQLVAYVVGREGKAPEPGELRDHLKSRLPEYMVPFVFVSLDALPLTPNGKVDRAALPAPERVGSGTAKAHVAPRTPGEATLADIWRQVLGVEQVGVHDHFFELGGHSLLLYRVLVLARSASGADIPLRALLQSPTLEEMARAIEAAKTGSLPVHDVVAELEADAVLEAGLLPGAALPPTSGPARAVLLTGATGFLGAFLLEELCRKTQARIHCLVRSKSEQEGMQRIRKNLESYSLWRDDLVSRIVPVRGDIGQPLLGLSEAEFQRLSEEVDAVYHNGALVNFIYPYESMRAANVLGTREILRLCMRTRIKPLHYVSTVSVLPVGRQLPFREDEPLEAAESLMGGYAQSKWVAEKLVREASRRGLPVTIHRPGRVTGHSQTGAWNTDDLVCRTLKGCVQLGSAPSVDALLDVTPVDYVSSAIVDLSLRPESTGQTFHLVNPQFVRADEMWSHMRAFGYGLRVLPYDEWLAELGLAAPSDSELGDLLLFLQQVPPEDRSVGGPRMVVCDSGHTLKALGGTGTSCPSVDATLISTYLSSLVQRGFLAAPGGR; encoded by the coding sequence ATGAGTGTACGGGAGCTGTTGGGCACCCTCGCGGCCAGGGGCGTTCGCCTGCGCGTCGACGGTGACAAGCTGGTGGTGGAGGCGGGCAAGGCCGTCCTCACGCCGGAGCTGCGGACCGAGCTGGCGGCGAACAAGGCCGACATCCTCGCGTTCCTGCGCAAGCACACCGCCCACGACGAGGTAGGCAGCGGCCCTGAGCGGCCCGTCACGAGGCCCCAGGTCATCCCGCTGTCCAGCGGGCAGGAGCGGCTCTGGTTCCTGGACCGGCTGTCACCGGGCACCGCGCAGTACAACGTCCACCTGGGGCTGCGGGTACGTGGCGCGCTGGATACGGTGGCGCTGCGCCGGAGCCTGGACGAACTGGTCCGCCGGCATGAGGTCCTCCGGACGTCCTTCCCGGAGGTGGACGGGAGTCCAAGGCAGATCATCGCGTCGCCCGACGTGGGCGCGACGCTGAGCGTCGTGGAGGTGCGGGGGCTGACGGAGGCGCAGCGCGACGAGGAGGTCCAACGGCGTTCGGAGGCCCTGGCCCAGCAGCCTTTCGATCTGGCCCAGGGCCCCCTGTTCCGCGTGACGCTGGTGTCCCTGGACGCCGAGGACTCCGCGCTCTTCGTGACGAAGCACCACATCATCACGGATGGCTGGTCGCTCGGCGTCTTCGTCCGGGAGCTGTCGGCGCTCTACGCGTCTTTCGTACGGGGACAGGCCGCGTCCTTGCCACCCGTGTCCATGCAGTTCGCCGAGTCGGCCCTGCGTGAGCAGGCATGGCTGGCGGGGGCCTCGGGCGCCCGGGAGCGGGCTTTCTGGAAGGAGAAGCTCCAGGGACTGCCGCCGCTTCAGCTCCCCGTGGACCGGGGGGGCTCCAGCGCCACCAGCCACCGAGGTGCGACCGTGCCCGTGGCCTTCTCGCCCGGGTTGAGCGAGGCGCTGCGCGAGCTCGGCCAACGTGAAGGGTGCAGCCTCTTCATGGTGCTCTACGCTGCGTTCGCCGCGCTCCTGCACCGCTACTCGGGGCAGCTCGACTTCGGCGTGGGGACGGTGACCGCGAACCGGGGGAGCGTGCCGCCGGACCTCATCGGCTTCATCGCCAACACGCTGGTGCTCCGGAGTGACGTGTCCGGAGACCCGACCTTTTCGCAGTGGCTGGCCCGGGCGCGCAAGACGGTGCTCGACGCCCAGGACCATCAGGCGCTGCCCTTCAGCGAAGTGGTGAAGGCGGTCGGCGCATCGCGTGAGGGCGGGCTCAACCCGTTGGTGCGTGCCTGCTTCACGCTGGAGAACATCCCCGCGCCCACGCTGGACCTGCCCGGGACGCGCTGGTCATTCCTGGGCGGTGCACCCGACGGCAGCGTGGAAGGCGTCGCCAAGTTCGAGCTGTCCCTCATCCTGGCCTCCGGCGAACAGGGCCTGGCTGGCATGCTCGAATACTCGCGCGAGCTCTTCGACGCCTCGACGGCGGAGCGGATGGTGGGCCACCTCCAGGTGTTGTTGGAGGCCGTCGTCGCGAAACCAGAGACGCCCCTGTCAAAGCTGCCCGTGCTGTCGACGGAAGAGCGGACGCGGCTGCTCACGGCCTGGAATGGCCCGGTGCTCGGCGTCCCGGCGCTGTGCATGCACGAACTCATCCAGGCGCAGGTGGAGCGGACGCCGAACGCCATGGCCGTGGTGAGCGGAACGCGGACGCTGACCTACGCCGAGCTCAACCGTCGGGCGAACCAACTGGCCCATCACCTGCGGCGGCTGGGCGTGCGGCCCGAGGCGCGCGTGGGGCTCTGCGTCGAGCGGACGGAGGAGCTCGTCATCGGCTTGCTGGCCATCCTCAAGGCCGGCGGTGCCTACGTGCCACTGGACCCGGCCTATCCGAAGGAGCGGCTGGCGCTCATCCTCGAGGACGCGCAGGTGCCCGTGCTGCTCACGCAGCAGCGGCTGCTCCCGGAGCTTCCCGCCACCGAGGCACGCGTGGTGTGCCTGGACGCGGATGCCGCCGCCCTCGGCGCCGAGCCGGAGGTGAACCCCGGGCGTGTCACGACGCCCGCTTCGCTCGCGTATCTCATCTACACCTCGGGCTCCACCGGCAAGCCCAAGGGCGTGATGATTGACCACCGGAACGCCGTGGCCTTCTTGCAGTGGGCCCAGAGTGTCTTCTCGCCGGAGTCGTTGGCGGGGACGCTGGCGTCGACGTCCATCTGCTTCGACCTGTCCGTCTTCGAAATCTTCACGCCCCTGTGCTGTGGGGCGAAGGTCATCGTCGCGAAGAACGCGCTGGAGCTGCCCGAGCTGCTCGCCGCGAAGGAGGTGACGCTCATCAACACCGTGCCCTCGGCGATGGGCGCGCTGCTGCGAGGGGGTGGGGTGCCGGCGTCGGTCACCACCGTCAACCTGGCGGGTGAGGCGCTGGCGGGAGCGCTGGTCGACTCCATCTACGCCCTGGGCCACGTGCGCGATGTCTTCAACCTCTACGGCCCGAGCGAGACGACGACCTATTCCACGTTCACCCGTGTGAACCGGGGCGAGACGCCGACCATCGGCCGGCCCGTCGGAAACACCCAGGTCTACGTGCTGGATGCGAACCGGGAGCCCATGCCCGTGGGGGTGCCGGGCGAGGTCTACATCGGCGGGCATGGTGTCGCCCGGGGCTACCTGGGCCGGACGGAGCTGACGGCGGAGCGGTTCGTTACGTCTCCCTTCGCCGGGGACGCGGGCGCGCACCTGTACCGAACAGGGGATCTGGCGCGGTGGCTGCCGGACGGGCAACTCGAATACCTGGGCCGGATGGACCACCAGGTGAAGCTCCGCGGCTTCCGCATCGAGCTGGGTGAGATTGGCGCGGCGCTGCAGGAGCACCCAGGCATCCGCGATGCGGTCGTCGTCGTGCGAGAAGGCCCGGGCGCGGACAAGCAGTTGGTGGCGTATGTGGTGGGCCGCGAAGGGAAGGCCCCCGAGCCGGGTGAGCTGCGCGACCACCTCAAGTCGCGGCTGCCCGAGTACATGGTGCCCTTCGTGTTCGTGAGCCTGGACGCCCTGCCGCTCACGCCGAATGGGAAGGTGGACCGCGCCGCGCTCCCCGCGCCGGAGCGTGTGGGCTCCGGGACGGCGAAGGCCCACGTCGCGCCGAGAACACCTGGGGAAGCCACGCTGGCGGACATCTGGCGTCAGGTGCTCGGGGTGGAGCAGGTGGGCGTGCACGACCACTTCTTCGAGCTCGGAGGCCACTCGCTGCTGCTCTACCGGGTGCTCGTCCTCGCGCGGTCCGCGTCGGGCGCGGACATCCCGCTGAGGGCCCTGTTGCAGTCGCCGACGCTGGAAGAGATGGCGCGCGCCATCGAGGCCGCGAAGACGGGCTCGCTGCCGGTCCACGACGTGGTGGCGGAGCTGGAGGCGGACGCCGTGCTGGAGGCCGGGCTGCTGCCGGGAGCGGCGCTTCCGCCCACCTCCGGACCCGCGCGCGCCGTGCTGCTGACGGGCGCCACGGGCTTCCTCGGCGCCTTTCTGCTCGAGGAGCTCTGCCGGAAGACGCAGGCGCGCATTCATTGTTTGGTCCGCTCCAAGTCGGAGCAGGAGGGGATGCAGCGGATTCGCAAGAACCTGGAGAGCTACTCGCTGTGGCGCGACGACCTGGTGTCGCGAATCGTCCCTGTCCGAGGGGACATCGGCCAGCCCCTGCTGGGCCTGTCGGAAGCGGAGTTCCAGCGGCTGTCGGAGGAGGTGGACGCCGTCTACCACAACGGTGCGCTCGTCAATTTCATCTATCCCTATGAGTCGATGCGCGCCGCGAACGTGCTCGGAACGCGGGAGATTCTTCGCCTGTGCATGCGCACGCGCATCAAGCCCCTGCACTATGTCTCCACGGTGTCGGTGCTGCCGGTGGGGCGCCAGCTTCCCTTCCGCGAGGATGAGCCGTTGGAAGCGGCTGAGAGCCTGATGGGCGGTTATGCCCAGAGCAAGTGGGTGGCGGAGAAGCTCGTGCGTGAGGCCTCGCGGCGAGGGCTCCCCGTGACGATTCACCGGCCGGGACGGGTGACGGGGCACAGCCAGACGGGGGCGTGGAACACGGATGACCTGGTGTGCAGGACCCTCAAGGGCTGCGTCCAACTGGGGAGTGCGCCCAGCGTGGACGCGCTGCTGGACGTGACGCCGGTGGACTACGTGAGCAGCGCCATCGTGGACCTGTCCCTGCGTCCCGAGTCCACTGGTCAGACATTCCACCTGGTCAACCCGCAGTTCGTGCGAGCGGACGAGATGTGGAGCCACATGCGAGCCTTTGGTTACGGGCTGCGCGTGCTCCCCTATGACGAGTGGCTCGCCGAGCTCGGCCTCGCGGCGCCGTCTGATAGTGAGCTGGGAGACCTGCTCCTGTTCCTCCAGCAGGTGCCGCCCGAGGACCGCAGCGTGGGTGGGCCGCGCATGGTGGTCTGCGACAGTGGTCACACGCTGAAGGCGCTGGGGGGAACAGGGACGTCGTGTCCGTCCGTGGATGCCACGTTGATTTCGACGTATCTCTCCTCGCTGGTGCAGCGTGGCTTCCTGGCCGCGCCCGGGGGGCGGTGA